In the Cloacibacillus sp. genome, CAAGATATGGTTTCCCACATGCTCGACAATCACTGTGTGAAAATGTAAATCTGCATGTACAAAGGCAATTGGATCGTCTTTTTGGTCCTCCATTTTTTTGATTTCCATATCCAACTTTCCAGCAAGAGCACGGCAGCTGCATCTTTCAAAGGTATCGTTCAGCGCATAGCTTTCTATCATATTACGCACGGCAAAAACTTCGTGACATCTTAATTCCGTCAATTCACTGACACGAGAACGGCAGCGATCTTCTCCCACGAGCCATCCTTCCTGCATAAGACGTTTTAACGCCTCTCTCACCGGTGTACGGCTGGTGGAAAATTCTTCGGCAATCCTGCGTTCAAGTACAAATGATCCTGGCACTCGCCGCATTT is a window encoding:
- a CDS encoding GntR family transcriptional regulator; the protein is MEIQMKSIDTNLSNFIYEKVKNDIVEMRRVPGSFVLERRIAEEFSTSRTPVREALKRLMQEGWLVGEDRCRSRVSELTELRCHEVFAVRNMIESYALNDTFERCSCRALAGKLDMEIKKMEDQKDDPIAFVHADLHFHTVIVEHVGNHILTKIWQSISDEIMRISIFSMDEERQPERIIAEHNSIMEALWNENPQELISLDRHMNLIMEGLARMLDKN